The Verrucomicrobium spinosum DSM 4136 = JCM 18804 genome includes a region encoding these proteins:
- a CDS encoding alpha/beta hydrolase family protein, which produces MKPLPSSPHLTTFPLRFLHRALLPALLIPGGLCLLQPYNLLADPRPRPATAPSASTASPATPASAPLKLDWVDASRKRSVPVLIYLPPTSPATKGEPVPVIIFSHGLGGSREGYSYLGQHWSQAGYASVHVQHLGSDDTVWRETRPAERMQAVKKAAATPANALARPADLTFVIDELTRQNQDPKSPLHGRLDLSRIGAAGHSFGGFTVMAIAGQSFRGGASPLADARVKAVIQMSAPVIGGQRVPQENFDNIRIPVFHMTGTLDDSPVGETSAADRRIPYDRMQHSSTCLVIFKDGDHMIFSGRMQRDPEREASDEAFQKLITKSTTAFWDAHLKNKAESRKWLYEGGFTTALGSSGTFEQKAPAE; this is translated from the coding sequence ATGAAGCCCCTCCCCTCTTCCCCCCATCTTACGACGTTCCCGCTGCGATTCCTGCACCGGGCCCTGCTCCCTGCACTGCTTATCCCAGGTGGTCTTTGCCTGCTGCAACCCTACAACCTGCTGGCGGACCCCCGACCACGCCCCGCTACAGCGCCATCGGCATCGACCGCCTCCCCAGCCACACCTGCCAGCGCACCTCTTAAGCTGGACTGGGTGGACGCTTCCCGGAAGCGATCGGTACCCGTCCTGATCTATCTCCCACCCACCAGCCCCGCCACCAAGGGAGAGCCCGTCCCGGTGATCATCTTCTCCCATGGCCTGGGCGGCTCCCGCGAAGGGTACTCCTACCTGGGGCAGCACTGGTCCCAGGCAGGCTACGCCAGTGTGCATGTCCAGCACCTGGGCAGTGACGATACCGTGTGGAGGGAGACCCGCCCTGCTGAGCGCATGCAGGCAGTGAAAAAAGCTGCCGCCACTCCTGCCAATGCCCTGGCCCGCCCTGCTGACCTGACGTTTGTGATCGATGAACTGACCCGGCAGAACCAGGATCCCAAGTCTCCCCTTCATGGTCGGCTGGATCTGAGCCGCATTGGAGCAGCGGGGCACTCCTTTGGTGGCTTCACCGTCATGGCCATTGCAGGGCAGTCATTTCGTGGCGGTGCCTCGCCTCTGGCGGATGCCCGGGTAAAGGCGGTCATCCAGATGAGTGCACCAGTCATCGGTGGGCAGCGGGTTCCACAAGAGAATTTCGACAACATCCGCATCCCGGTCTTCCACATGACGGGAACGCTTGATGACAGCCCGGTGGGCGAGACCTCCGCCGCTGACCGCCGCATTCCCTATGATCGTATGCAGCACTCCTCCACCTGCCTGGTGATCTTCAAAGACGGCGATCACATGATCTTCTCCGGCCGCATGCAAAGGGACCCCGAGCGTGAAGCCTCCGACGAAGCTTTTCAAAAACTCATCACGAAAAGCACCACCGCCTTTTGGGACGCTCATCTGAAGAACAAGGCGGAGTCCCGGAAGTGGCTCTACGAAGGTGGCTTCACCACCGCGCTGGGCAGCTCCGGCACCTTTGAGCAAAAGGCACCGGCCGAATAG
- a CDS encoding glutamate--tRNA ligase, whose amino-acid sequence MSIRVRFAPSPTGYLHVGGARTALFNWLLARKSGGTFILRIEDTDEARNTEAAMNAIFEGLSWLGIDWDEGPQKGGDYGPYFQSQRQGIYDAHFKKLEEAGRVYFEDNGAARFKFSREAITIPDMVCGDIRFAPTEEPDMTVRRPDGSYIFHFCNVVDDIEMGMTHVIRGEDHISNTWKHIDLFNAFGAKAPIYGHIPLLLNPGGSKMSKRDEGASIDSYLQAGFLPQAVFNYLCLLGWTPKLEGETFSAQQAVELFDISDVHHSNARFDMTKCTWVNQQHLRLLDDAALVAYARPWLEKAGITPGSDEAYIARTLNSVKEKVSLASEFPSWVHFFFTEDFAFEDEVMTKLKANAQAPKLLAALQSGLRATSEWSEAGLSEALTQVAATEGVKPGALMPLLRFSLSGQTRGPDVKVMMVVLGQERSIARLGRAAALLA is encoded by the coding sequence ATGTCCATTCGCGTTCGCTTCGCCCCCTCACCCACTGGCTACCTCCACGTTGGAGGCGCCCGCACGGCCTTGTTCAACTGGTTGCTCGCCCGGAAAAGCGGCGGCACCTTCATTCTGCGCATTGAAGACACGGACGAGGCGCGGAACACCGAGGCGGCCATGAACGCCATTTTCGAGGGACTGAGCTGGTTGGGAATCGACTGGGACGAAGGTCCCCAGAAAGGTGGGGACTACGGCCCCTACTTCCAGAGCCAGCGCCAGGGCATCTACGACGCCCACTTCAAAAAGCTGGAAGAAGCTGGTCGCGTGTACTTTGAAGACAACGGAGCCGCCCGTTTTAAGTTCAGCCGTGAGGCCATCACCATCCCGGACATGGTCTGCGGAGACATTCGCTTCGCCCCCACGGAAGAGCCCGACATGACGGTGCGCCGCCCGGACGGCAGCTACATCTTCCACTTCTGCAATGTGGTGGACGACATCGAGATGGGCATGACCCATGTCATCCGCGGGGAAGACCACATCTCCAACACTTGGAAACACATCGACCTCTTCAACGCCTTTGGCGCGAAGGCTCCGATCTATGGGCACATCCCCCTCCTCCTCAATCCCGGCGGCTCCAAGATGAGCAAGCGGGACGAAGGAGCCAGCATCGACAGCTACCTGCAGGCTGGCTTCCTTCCCCAGGCGGTGTTCAACTACCTTTGCCTGCTGGGCTGGACCCCCAAGCTTGAAGGTGAAACCTTCTCTGCGCAGCAAGCCGTCGAACTGTTCGACATCAGCGATGTTCATCACAGCAATGCCCGGTTCGACATGACCAAATGCACCTGGGTGAACCAGCAGCACCTCCGTCTGCTGGACGACGCTGCCCTCGTTGCCTATGCCCGCCCCTGGCTGGAAAAGGCCGGCATCACCCCGGGCAGCGACGAGGCTTACATTGCCCGCACCCTGAACAGCGTGAAGGAAAAGGTGAGCTTGGCCTCGGAGTTCCCCTCCTGGGTGCATTTCTTCTTCACGGAAGACTTCGCGTTCGAGGACGAAGTGATGACCAAGCTGAAGGCCAACGCCCAGGCCCCCAAACTGCTGGCCGCCCTTCAGTCCGGACTCCGGGCCACCAGCGAATGGAGCGAAGCGGGTCTCAGCGAGGCCCTGACCCAAGTCGCCGCCACCGAAGGGGTGAAGCCCGGAGCCCTCATGCCACTGCTGCGATTCTCTCTGAGCGGTCAGACCCGCGGTCCAGATGTGAAGGTGATGATGGTTGTGCTCGGGCAGGAGCGGTCCATCGCCCGCCTCGGCCGCGCCGCCGCCCTTCTGGCGTGA
- a CDS encoding polysaccharide lyase, whose amino-acid sequence MMFRQTILARRRLLPAFVLGMVLGMNLAISPSGHAGEEAPRLILLNGPAGPYSLAQWKKDWPGCRFEGGIREGRVALTEADHQRWLRVSYTPGQIGPEKGGAGWRFPFGAHEFAELTYTLRFSPDFDWVKGGKLPGLCGGPENVSGGRPANGNNGFSARLMWRKDGRGQAYVYHKHQQTNYGDQFNFPDDFRFPTGSPFQVRIQVGMNTPGQRNGTLRVWITAASTPARLMVDREDLQWRDNPSFGVDSLYFETFHGGSDDTWAPTRPCWAEFGGFKLDFTPATPDSKK is encoded by the coding sequence ATGATGTTCCGCCAAACCATCCTGGCCCGTCGTCGGTTGCTCCCCGCCTTCGTGCTGGGGATGGTGCTGGGCATGAACCTGGCCATCAGCCCTTCCGGGCACGCTGGGGAGGAAGCACCTCGGCTCATTCTCCTCAATGGACCCGCAGGGCCCTACTCGCTGGCCCAGTGGAAGAAAGACTGGCCCGGCTGCAGGTTTGAAGGCGGCATCCGCGAAGGCAGAGTTGCTCTGACAGAGGCCGACCACCAGCGCTGGTTGCGTGTTTCCTATACCCCGGGTCAGATCGGCCCGGAGAAAGGCGGCGCAGGATGGAGATTCCCCTTTGGCGCGCATGAGTTCGCGGAGCTCACGTACACGTTGCGCTTCAGCCCGGACTTTGACTGGGTGAAAGGCGGCAAGCTGCCCGGCCTTTGTGGAGGGCCGGAAAACGTGAGCGGAGGCCGCCCGGCCAACGGCAACAACGGATTCTCCGCACGGCTCATGTGGCGGAAGGACGGCCGGGGACAGGCTTACGTGTACCACAAGCACCAGCAGACAAACTACGGCGACCAATTCAACTTTCCCGATGATTTCCGATTCCCCACCGGATCCCCCTTTCAGGTGAGAATTCAGGTGGGCATGAATACACCCGGGCAACGTAATGGCACCCTGCGCGTCTGGATCACCGCGGCATCCACCCCAGCCCGCCTCATGGTGGATCGCGAAGATCTGCAATGGCGGGACAACCCCAGTTTTGGCGTGGACTCACTCTATTTTGAAACCTTTCACGGCGGCAGTGATGACACCTGGGCCCCCACGCGGCCCTGCTGGGCGGAGTTCGGCGGGTTCAAGCTCGACTTCACCCCAGCCACTCCAGATTCCAAGAAATAA
- the aroE gene encoding shikimate dehydrogenase translates to MSKACYTLEDLRNWSSVSAEINPPARLAVIGDPIAHSRSPQMHNPALKARGIDAQYIRVHVPPGSVAEALNLFALHGFVGVNCTIPHKFEALEAMDELNGLAVALGAVNTVHLLGGQKIGYNSDGPGFLRSVEEAFGSSVKDLRVLIIGAGGGAGQAVAIQSALEGCPSLRLANRTVTKLAPLVKNCQQLSSTTRVTALTWSDEEISSILDDVDLIVNATPVGMKDGDGPLFGYQRIQPRHLAYDMVYRTASPTPFISAAKASGARTCDGLQLLLHQGAISFGHWFGEPVPLEAMRAGLMQS, encoded by the coding sequence ATGTCCAAGGCCTGCTACACCCTGGAGGACCTGCGAAACTGGTCCTCCGTTTCTGCTGAGATCAATCCACCCGCCCGGCTCGCCGTCATCGGCGATCCCATCGCCCACTCGCGCTCACCTCAGATGCACAACCCCGCCCTCAAGGCCAGGGGTATTGATGCGCAATACATTCGTGTGCACGTTCCTCCGGGATCGGTGGCGGAGGCACTCAATCTGTTTGCTCTGCATGGGTTCGTGGGGGTGAACTGCACCATTCCCCACAAGTTCGAGGCACTGGAGGCCATGGACGAACTCAACGGTCTGGCCGTCGCGTTGGGCGCGGTGAATACTGTCCATCTCCTTGGCGGTCAAAAGATCGGCTACAACAGCGACGGTCCCGGATTTCTCCGGTCCGTCGAAGAAGCCTTTGGCTCATCAGTGAAGGATCTCCGGGTGCTCATTATTGGAGCGGGCGGCGGTGCCGGGCAGGCGGTGGCCATTCAAAGTGCGCTGGAGGGCTGCCCCAGTCTGCGCCTTGCCAATCGCACCGTCACCAAGCTCGCGCCCCTCGTAAAAAACTGCCAGCAACTCTCCTCCACCACCCGGGTGACGGCGCTCACCTGGTCCGACGAGGAGATTTCCTCGATCCTTGATGACGTGGATCTCATCGTCAATGCCACGCCTGTGGGCATGAAGGATGGCGATGGACCTCTCTTCGGCTACCAGCGCATCCAGCCCCGGCACCTCGCGTATGACATGGTCTATCGTACAGCGTCCCCCACTCCATTTATCAGTGCCGCCAAAGCAAGCGGAGCCCGTACCTGCGATGGACTTCAGCTTCTTCTGCACCAGGGAGCCATCTCGTTTGGACACTGGTTTGGAGAACCCGTGCCACTTGAGGCCATGCGCGCTGGGTTGATGCAAAGCTAG
- a CDS encoding prenyltransferase/squalene oxidase repeat-containing protein, with translation MNPSDSEHQPSSNPVPVLPPTTGSASVPLVQIQSLDPTAPTGSQPVQIPQYEQAVPAHQHDVPQQIEHFEAPHFHAPIAPPVKKNIFAQYWRKAGGGSFMISLLIHAGLLVGAYFLVETIVTENKVDFLPGGGSKQGAEANQQLAQTVQNKKRSSLNKSTPMKKVVSTSANAAIALNDVPMESIDMPEVGSLMGGSMGSGGFGSGGAGGGFGKGIGMGGQSGFVSLPPTLKSRCSTAERLQKLKESGGVAECEKAVSTALEYLKSKQKADGSWGTQYKGAMTGFALLAYLGRCETPDSPFYGENVMKGIMFLVETQKKNPNKLFSQATSGNAPVYEHGIATYALGEMYTLARMGSKSLPGMREAFETGVGVIIDNQQKSGSWVYDTDKGTYLQGREDLSVTGWQYQALKAAKLTNLKINGLHGAIDNTVKYLENKQTKDGGIGGTNRETSYNQWELTGAGALGLQTLANGRKTEIKKAISFAHELFKKEPPSWDHANLYSWYYYQQAFFQYGGEEWNYWNAAVLKEILKNQQPDGSWKSPTNFHNASAGGDNIYPTSLCILMLEVYYRYLKVADRESSSIFDRK, from the coding sequence ATGAATCCTTCCGACTCCGAGCACCAGCCTTCCTCCAATCCTGTTCCCGTGCTGCCGCCCACGACGGGCAGCGCCTCCGTGCCGTTGGTACAGATTCAATCTTTGGACCCCACGGCTCCCACCGGATCCCAGCCGGTGCAGATCCCTCAATACGAACAGGCAGTTCCTGCGCACCAGCATGACGTTCCCCAGCAGATCGAGCACTTTGAGGCTCCGCACTTTCATGCGCCTATCGCCCCTCCGGTAAAGAAGAACATCTTTGCCCAGTATTGGCGCAAGGCAGGCGGCGGCTCCTTTATGATCAGTCTGCTCATCCATGCGGGTTTGCTGGTCGGGGCCTACTTCCTGGTGGAGACGATCGTCACGGAGAACAAAGTGGACTTCCTCCCGGGCGGTGGCAGCAAGCAGGGGGCTGAGGCCAACCAACAGCTGGCGCAGACGGTTCAAAATAAGAAGCGTAGCTCCCTGAACAAGAGCACCCCCATGAAAAAGGTGGTGAGCACGAGTGCCAATGCGGCGATAGCGCTCAATGACGTGCCGATGGAATCCATCGACATGCCGGAAGTGGGCAGTCTGATGGGGGGCTCCATGGGCAGCGGTGGGTTTGGTTCTGGCGGTGCGGGTGGGGGATTTGGCAAGGGGATTGGCATGGGGGGGCAGTCCGGTTTTGTGAGCCTGCCACCGACGTTGAAAAGCCGTTGCAGCACGGCCGAGCGGCTTCAGAAACTCAAGGAGAGCGGCGGCGTGGCCGAGTGTGAAAAAGCGGTGAGCACTGCTCTGGAATACCTCAAGAGCAAGCAAAAGGCGGACGGATCCTGGGGCACTCAGTACAAGGGGGCCATGACAGGTTTTGCTCTTCTCGCTTACTTGGGCCGTTGTGAGACTCCGGACTCTCCTTTCTATGGGGAGAACGTCATGAAGGGCATCATGTTCTTGGTGGAGACCCAGAAGAAGAATCCCAACAAGTTGTTCTCTCAGGCCACCTCTGGCAATGCACCGGTGTATGAGCACGGGATCGCCACCTACGCTCTGGGGGAGATGTACACCCTCGCTCGTATGGGCAGCAAGTCACTGCCGGGCATGCGTGAGGCATTCGAGACCGGTGTGGGGGTGATCATCGACAACCAGCAGAAGAGTGGCAGCTGGGTGTATGACACGGACAAAGGCACCTATCTTCAGGGCCGCGAGGACCTCTCAGTCACGGGCTGGCAGTACCAGGCACTGAAGGCGGCCAAGCTCACGAACTTGAAGATCAATGGTCTGCACGGCGCCATCGACAACACTGTTAAATACCTCGAGAACAAACAGACCAAGGATGGCGGCATTGGCGGTACCAATCGCGAGACCAGCTACAACCAGTGGGAACTTACGGGAGCCGGTGCGCTGGGGCTGCAGACTCTGGCCAATGGCCGGAAGACGGAGATCAAAAAGGCCATCAGCTTTGCCCATGAACTCTTCAAAAAAGAGCCTCCGTCTTGGGATCATGCCAACCTCTACTCCTGGTATTATTACCAGCAGGCATTCTTCCAATATGGTGGGGAAGAATGGAACTACTGGAATGCAGCCGTGCTGAAAGAGATCCTCAAGAACCAACAGCCGGACGGGAGTTGGAAGTCGCCCACCAATTTCCACAACGCCAGTGCCGGTGGGGACAACATCTATCCCACCTCTCTCTGCATCCTGATGCTGGAAGTGTATTATCGCTACCTCAAGGTGGCTGACCGCGAAAGCTCTTCGATCTTCGATCGGAAGTGA